In Danaus plexippus chromosome 6, MEX_DaPlex, whole genome shotgun sequence, a single window of DNA contains:
- the LOC116779273 gene encoding protein pigeon, producing the protein MTQQNIAVKLCGVLQSNNEQEVTAREWRLVGQEQDGSQILTWHSTIEDKEVMNVGVYTNKTKTLTTLHTFEDKLNIIQASVNSSHSLLVYVVKTIPKDDDEQTEATYSPYLVSLLPDKVNLPEEVEQASTKQIMLQFVYGKSNKYSPGIRNDRFLLFKHLEYIKIYRSPLFLNECDDGSEKWGFDGIYPEPETIVNVFSWAQWDCVNQVVFYIHYRSPCPGFAEEEARSPELTPTLSALQLHADLPHETVLNIPLSLPHVAGAHGAVAACGSYEDDPVPLRVHDCSLDLYIICDQRGMLCVCHHYLYKPLDDSTSSLVLDDVDLKDSGVNFAYSVTLLHHGCVVHSVVPDLPWSLAKSLRPSYTLYNDNHLLVHIPMLFTHLIDISLHHEPCCHIVVPMEPSESGPSLAPLLGWGPHAMVDLNTLDVITMAVTDKDLASTFKSDTADENKLAIMHYLIQHEANTDLAEELLSWVCSLGPGSCSQLVMQEYLVSATFAATRRSLSASALSLLNALPFTLHLKFADVKVGGQRVCVSVCPLWRGGAAAVVLSPRQRVCQFSEDAWTRLWSALSSPPTTAKRLRVEHVRERLALTMHCYQPEALSRCSTPMSPTGSLPPRRPSLVSQDALPFVELDVCTTSKQEHVIAANLRAVSVHLMSESASSGGGSLESGVHALATRWSAAQLDAARALCRAVVRAAAAVPLPHQPRGFPFIDELDPTHALILFKLLEQYYVAIDSIAFPLPQGFSSFFTYLGYRTLPFHAFVQYVHRNVFELQIDVLKAIIASKDDSNKRTVNNKLRLIQLVGEGRGRRALASWPHRAALVLRARDHAAALLSGVTAPTRDHVPHRPVKDTGIAALPSGERLSPLDTFLDLLTAKASLNELDFNLIIEATLASVQESM; encoded by the exons ATGACACAACAAAATATCGCGGTAAAACTCTGCGGCGTTCTACAATCCAATAACGAGCAAG AAGTAACAGCACGAGAATGGCGGTTGGTGGGTCAAGAACAAGATGGTTCCCAAATATTAACCTGGCACTCCACAATCGAAGACAAAGAAGTCATGAATGTCGGAGTTTACACCAACAAAACAAAGACGTTGACAACCCTACACACTTTTGAGgacaaattaaacataatacaaGCTTCTGTAAACTCATCTCACAGCCTCCTAGTGTATGTGGTGAAAACTATACCAAAGGATGATGATGAACAAACAGAAGCCACTTACTCACCATATCTTGTGTCCCTGTTACCCGATAAAGTGAATTTACCAGAGGAAGTGGAGCAGGCATCCACAAAACAGATCATGCTGCAGTTTGTGTATGGGAAGAGCAATAAATACAGCCCTGGCATAAGAAATGATAGATTCTTGCTGTTCAAGCATTtggaat ataTCAAAATCTACCGGTCACCTTTATTTCTCAATGAGTGTGATGATGGGTCGGAGAAGTGGGGGTTTGATGGTATATATCCTGAGCCCGAGACTATAGTTAATGTGTTCTCCTGGGCACAATGGGATTGTGTCAATCAG gTAGTTTTCTATATCCACTACCGTTCTCCATGTCCGGGCTTTGCTGAAGAGGAAGCTCGCTCACCGGAGCTGACTCCAACACTGTCTGCCCTCCAATTACATGCAGATCTGCCTCATGAGACTGTG CTGAACATACCTCTGAGTCTTCCTCATGTAGCTGGCGCCCACGGAGCCGTTGCCGCGTGTGGGTCGTACGAGGACGACCCTGTCCCTCTGAGGGTGCACGACTGCAGTCTAGACTTGTACATCATATGTGACCAGCGAGGCATGCTCTGTGTGTGCCATCATTATCTATACAAG CCTCTCGATGATTCAACGAGTTCCCTGGTGCTGGACGACGTGGATCTCAAAGACTCCGGCGTGAACTTCGCTTATTCAGTGACACTGCTTCACCACGGCTGTGTGGTTCACAGCGTGGTGCCCGACCTGCCTTGGTCGCTCGCCAAGTCCTTGAGACCTTCATACACCCTGTATAACG ACAACCACCTCCTCGTCCACATACCGATGTTGTTCACACACCTAATAGACATCAGTCTCCATCATGAGCCGTGTTGCCACATCGTAGTGCCCATGGAGCCCAGCGAGAGCGGTCCCAGCCTGGCGCCCCTGCTGGGCTGGGGACCTCACGCGATGGTGGATCTAAATACACTGGACGTTATAACCATGGCGGTGACGGACAAGGACCTGGCCAGCACCTTCAAGAGCGACACGGCGGATGAGAACAAACTGGCCATCATGCATTACTTGATACAACACGAAGCGAACACCGACCTAGCGGAGGAG CTGTTGTCGTGGGTGTGTTCGCTGGGTCCCGGGAGCTGTTCCCAGCTGGTGATGCAGGAATACTTGGTGTCGGCGACCTTCGCCGCCACCCGTCGTTCGCTGTCCGCCTCCGCCCTGTCGCTGCTGAACGCTCTGCCCTTCACGCTTCACCTCAAGTTCGCTGACGTTAAA GTGGGTGGTCAGCGCGTGTGTGTGTCCGTGTGTCCGCTGTGGCGGGGCGGGGCGGCGGCCGTGGTTTTGTCTCCGCGCCAGCGCGTGTGTCAGTTCTCCGAGGACGCGTGGACCAGGTTGTGGTCCGCCCTGTCGTCTCCCCCCACCACCGCCAAGCGACTCAGGGTGGAACACGTCCGGGAGAGGCTGGCGCTCACCATGCACTGCTATCAG CCTGAAGCCCTGTCTCGCTGCAGCACGCCCATGTCACCGACGGGGTCTTTGCCCCCCCGTCGCCCTTCGTTGGTGTCTCAGGACGCTCTGCCCTTCGTTGAGCTGGATGTGTGCACGACCAGCAAGCAGGAACACGTCATCGCTGCG AATCTCCGCGCTGTGAGCGTGCACCTGATGTCGGAGAGCGCGTCCAGCGGCGGCGGGTCCCTGGAGAGCGGGGTGCACGCGCTGGCCACCCGCTGGTCCGCGGCTCAGCTGGACGCGGCGCGGGCCCTGTGCCGGGCCGTGGTCCGCGCGGCCGCCGCCGTGCCTCTGCCGCACCAGCCGCGCGGCTTCCCTTTTAT AGATGAACTGGATCCCACGCACGCTCTGATACTGTTCAAGTTGTTGGAGCAGTACTACGTGGCCATCGACTCCATCGCCTTCCCGCTGCCTCAAGGGTTCAGTTCGTTCTTCACGTACCTCGGCTACCGCACGCTGCCTTTCCACGCCTTCGTTCAGTACGTGCATAGAAATGTATTCGAGTTGCAGATCGACGTGCTCAAAGCCATTATTGCGA GTAAGGACGACTCCAACAAGCGTACAGTGAACAACAAGCTACGTCTCATACAACTAGTGGGTGAAGGTCGCGGACGTCGTGCGCTGGCTTCGTGGCCACACCGGGCCGCGCTGGTGCTGCGGGCGAGGGACCACGCCGCGGCCTTGCTCAGCGGGGTGACGGCTCCCACACGGGATCACGTCCCCCATAGACCCGTCAAGGATACAG GTATAGCTGCACTTCCATCGGGCGAGCGTCTGTCTCCCCTGGACACGTTCCTGGATCTCCTCACAGCCAAAGCCAGTCTCAACGAGTTGGACTTCAACCTCATCATAGAAGCAACATTGGCTTCCGTACAGGAGTCCATGTAG
- the LOC116779061 gene encoding uncharacterized protein LOC116779061, translating to MANQEKESEKQEEKKRRVPLYPGFPELARSDVSIYPSYSRLALAYRVVCRHRYHWAKVAQRRQFMNELHSFERLQPNALDGVRVHREFSQGILSHKIPSRRYMQKLTPDPLNTHQRMRVEEIISGRVNFSQK from the exons atggcCAACCAAGAAAAGGAATCTGAGAAACAAGAAGAGAAAAAGAGAAGGGTTCCATTATACCCTGGTTTTCCAGAATTGGCCAGATCTGATGTTAGCATTTATCCCTCATACTCCAGATTAGCTTTGGCTTA tCGTGTTGTTTGTCGTCATCGTTACCATTGGGCTAAAGTTGCACAACGTCGCCAATTCATGAATGAACTTCACAGCTTTGAACGTTTGCAGCCGAACGCTCTTGACGGTGTCAGAGTTCACAGGGAGTTCTCTCAGGGAATCCTGTCCCATAAGATACCCTCGAGGAGATACATGCAGAAACTCACCCCCGACCCATTGAATACTCATCAGAGAATGAGAGTTGAAGAGATTATTAGTGGACgggttaattttagtcaaaaataa
- the LOC116779058 gene encoding uncharacterized protein LOC116779058, with amino-acid sequence MPSLDMERVPENGSDCETAEQSEEESQPKKVLNKKKPKKRGIIYLSTIPPYMNVAKIREIFSQFGDVGRIYLQSSAKPGEKRKRVPNLFTEGWVEFEKKRIAKSVAANLNNTKIGTRKRSRYYDMIWNIKYIPRFKWIHLSERLAYERAAMKQRLRAEISQAKKEANYLQNNIEKSKKIKKFKAMEKESA; translated from the exons ATGCCATCGCTTGACATGGAGAGAGTTCCGGAAAATGGATCAGATTGTGAAACAGCGGAACAAAGTGAGGAAGAATCACAACCTAAAAAAGTTCTAAATAAGAAAAAGCCTAAGAAACGCGGAATTATTTACCTATCTACCATTCCACCTTATATGAATGTTGCAAAAATTAGAGAAATATTTAGTCAATTCGGTGATGTCGGAAGgatatatttacaatcaagTGCAA aACCAGGAGAGAAAAGAAAACGCGTACCAAATCTTTTCACAGAGGGTTGGGTAGAATTTGAAAAGAAGAGAATCGCTAAAAGTGTGGCTGCAAacttaaataacacaaaaattgGAACGAGAAAGAGATCGCGTtattatgatatgatatggaatattaaatatattcctaGGTTTAAATGGATCCATCTAAGTGAAAGACTGGCCTATGAGAGAGCAGCTATGAAACAGAGACTCCGAGCTGAAATATCACAGGCTAAGAAAGAAGCTAATTATCTGCAgaataacattgaaaaaagtaaaaagataAAGAAGTTCAAAGCCATGGAGAAAGAAAGCGCTTAA
- the LOC116779275 gene encoding replication termination factor 2 yields MGCDGGTIPRRDELVRLKKKPEQKDKDAERSFKWRNCALSQQPLQEPIVACGLGRLYSKSSVLEALLDKESKPEIINHIKNLKDVCNLKLINNPAYKKTEHTEGAVGDSSPYICPISGLEMSGKFRFVFLWNCGCVLAERALKEVKQNLCHMCQQPFTDNDVVVLNGSDEDVEQLKEKMAVRVSNRKTKKPKAEKVGQEVKIEPPSPAISSDTPSTSTSKEVTSNDDDKVKKELDTIPLALPKFNPNKQPRGHFGSSKRAHPTQLQQDPSYKKTKKDYSIAKDPQSSEVYKSIFTSHKSEKNQQRAHWVTYNPFYN; encoded by the exons atgGGTTGTGATGGAGGTACCATTCCACGCCGCGACGAACTCGTACGATTGAAAAAGAAACCAGAACAG AAAGATAAGGATGCTGAACGCTCCTTTAAATGGCGTAATTGCGCTCTTTCGCAACAACCCTTGCAAGAACCGATAGTTGCCTGTGGCTTAGGTCGACTTTACAGTAAAAGCTCTGTATTGGAGGCTTTACTGGACAAGGAATCTAAACCAGAAATTATCAATCATATCAAAAACCTGAAG gaTGTCTGCAATCTGAAACTTATCAACAACCCTGCATATAAGAAGACAGAGCACACCGAGGGTGCTGTCGGAGACAGTTCACCATACATCTGCCCCATCAGTGGTTTGGAAATGAGTGGCAAGTTCAGATTCGTGTTCCTTTGGAACTGTGGCTGTGTGCTGGCGGAGAGAGCTCTGAAGGAGGTCAAACAGAACTTGTGTCATATG TGTCAACAACCATTCACAGACAACGATGTGGTTGTGCTCAATGGATCTGATGAAGACGTTGAACAGTTAAAAGAAAAGATGGCAGTGCGAGTTTCtaatagaaaaacaaagaaGCCTAAAGCAGAAAAAGTAGGACAGGAAGTGAAAATTGAACCTCCTTCACCGGCTATATCATCAGACACACCGTCGACCTCAACCTCAAAGGAGGTGACGtctaatgatgatgataaggTTAAAAAGGAATTAGACACGATTCCATTAGCATTGCCAAAATTTAACCCCAACAAGCAACCGAGAGGTCACTTTGGTTCATCCAAAAGAGCACATCCAACCCAACTACAGCAAGACCCCTCATACAAGAAGACCAAGAAAGATTACAGCATCGCCAAAGACCCTCAGAGCAGTGAAGTATACAAGTCTATATTTACATCACACAAGAGcgaaaaaaatcaacaaagaGCTCATTGGGTGACATACAATCCATTCTACAATtaa